Proteins encoded by one window of Winogradskyella sp. PG-2:
- a CDS encoding CHAT domain-containing protein translates to MKIKIKIFHISMLIVVLSNAFNGSVCAQEDYEELNKQAYNLYHNEKNYAEAKKLYLKCIELYKSEGKLKDAILDSYNAYRSSTANMDPLDEAKNILLDALQFIDDDNKNSREVATLYSGLGVVYNRIYQYENSQYYLNKSIQIFKAIEVCPFERFYYDVLVYRGINQIELYNYEEAKVALKEALNFAQIYDLDKSHVMTNITRLYSETKDYSGLNMFLKDHNNAVIIENAPLFIYFDIYNDIIKANRDQGKLQEALKYQKQLAQRINASSYKIHFSERYTAMGFAAIYQDMDEHKKAINILKQNDDAETRKLKPSEASMCDLMIAESYLELNDFSNASDYLKKSFRFNSDTFYSQDLKFNFKKMDVNLLEKLAVLGEFYKRQQVKANNQKLREKIIKVYKTAHKALLEFSRSSDEDRFITETNYKYIYGNLLDSYWEQWNLTKTEAIFYDALNITDESKLVAIASELKSVRLDQLFKENIDVEILEKEIKLTAEIDSLKRLIDLSDSKKTSEILKSRQKEFQVFKDKLEAEQPKYFLHKYGEEFSVKDKINKLHKNHNIIEYFVGDSTIFVFKAYKDQLIFDKLPLSKILKKNISKFILNVGSYTNDNYKTEGRFIYEKLFKKYLITESKNIIVLDDLLQKIPVEALWTSNDDTSGQFLINTFDILRSNSIKQENEHLIKHSNKQQSLIFAPFVNSGNSINGKLPSSLKEVEYISSLFKSVIYIDDEASKSKFTSTISKQKLVHLATHSEVNSEVPSHSKIYFYSSENNLPEDTYLTLEELYKLSLNAHLVTLSSCETGIGKELKGRGVMSFSNALTFAGAKSTVMSLWKVPDENSSRIMMSFYESLYQGLDKDKALKAAKLNYLNTTEDNDLAHPYYWAGFVLSGDTEPIINNSLNYLWYVTFAVLFAIILMILLKRFKKL, encoded by the coding sequence ATGAAAATTAAGATTAAAATTTTTCATATATCGATGCTTATAGTGGTTCTAAGTAATGCTTTTAATGGAAGTGTATGTGCTCAAGAAGATTATGAAGAACTCAATAAGCAGGCCTACAATTTGTATCACAATGAAAAGAATTACGCTGAAGCCAAAAAGCTTTATCTAAAATGTATTGAGCTTTATAAAAGTGAGGGTAAATTAAAAGATGCTATACTAGATAGCTACAATGCCTATAGGTCATCAACAGCTAATATGGACCCATTAGATGAGGCTAAGAACATATTGTTAGATGCACTACAATTCATTGATGACGATAATAAAAATTCGCGAGAAGTTGCCACTTTGTACTCAGGATTAGGTGTCGTATATAACAGAATATATCAATATGAAAATTCGCAATATTATTTAAATAAAAGTATACAAATTTTTAAAGCAATAGAAGTCTGTCCCTTTGAACGTTTCTATTATGACGTTTTAGTTTACAGAGGGATTAATCAAATAGAACTTTATAATTATGAAGAAGCTAAAGTTGCTCTAAAAGAGGCTTTAAATTTTGCTCAGATATATGATTTAGACAAATCACACGTGATGACAAATATTACTAGGCTTTATTCAGAAACTAAAGATTATAGTGGTCTAAATATGTTTTTAAAAGATCATAATAATGCTGTTATTATTGAAAATGCGCCGCTTTTCATTTACTTTGACATTTATAACGACATTATAAAAGCAAATCGTGATCAGGGGAAATTACAAGAGGCGTTAAAGTATCAAAAACAACTTGCTCAACGCATAAATGCTTCATCTTATAAAATACATTTCTCTGAGCGATATACTGCTATGGGTTTTGCGGCTATATACCAAGACATGGATGAACATAAAAAAGCCATAAATATCCTCAAACAAAATGATGATGCAGAAACAAGAAAATTAAAACCTAGCGAAGCATCCATGTGCGATTTAATGATAGCAGAAAGTTACTTAGAACTTAATGATTTTTCTAATGCAAGCGACTATCTAAAAAAATCATTCCGTTTTAATTCTGATACATTTTACAGCCAAGATTTAAAATTTAATTTTAAGAAAATGGATGTAAATCTATTAGAAAAATTAGCTGTTCTAGGTGAGTTTTATAAGCGTCAACAAGTCAAAGCGAATAATCAAAAGCTAAGAGAGAAAATAATAAAGGTTTATAAAACAGCGCATAAAGCATTATTAGAATTCAGTCGATCTAGCGATGAAGATCGTTTTATTACTGAGACCAATTATAAGTACATCTATGGCAATCTTTTAGACTCTTATTGGGAACAATGGAATTTAACAAAAACGGAAGCTATTTTCTATGATGCCTTAAATATTACAGATGAGAGTAAACTTGTAGCGATTGCTAGTGAATTAAAATCTGTAAGGCTCGATCAATTATTTAAAGAAAATATAGATGTCGAAATTCTAGAAAAAGAAATAAAACTTACCGCCGAAATAGATTCTTTAAAACGTTTAATCGACTTATCTGATTCTAAAAAAACTTCAGAAATACTAAAAAGCAGACAAAAAGAATTTCAAGTATTTAAAGATAAATTAGAAGCAGAGCAACCTAAATACTTTTTACATAAATATGGTGAAGAATTTTCTGTTAAAGACAAGATTAATAAACTTCATAAGAACCATAATATTATAGAATATTTTGTAGGTGACAGTACTATATTTGTTTTTAAAGCCTATAAAGACCAACTTATATTCGATAAGCTTCCTTTATCAAAAATCTTAAAAAAGAATATTAGTAAATTCATTTTAAATGTTGGTAGCTATACTAATGATAATTACAAAACTGAAGGCAGGTTTATTTATGAAAAGTTATTCAAAAAGTATCTCATAACTGAATCTAAAAATATCATCGTTTTAGATGATTTACTACAAAAAATCCCTGTAGAAGCTTTGTGGACTAGTAATGACGACACATCAGGTCAATTTTTGATTAATACTTTTGATATACTACGAAGCAATTCAATTAAGCAAGAGAATGAGCATCTTATAAAGCATAGCAATAAACAACAAAGTTTAATCTTTGCACCTTTTGTAAATTCCGGGAATTCTATAAATGGTAAATTACCGAGTAGTTTAAAAGAAGTTGAGTATATATCTAGCCTATTCAAATCTGTCATTTATATCGATGATGAAGCCAGTAAATCTAAATTTACAAGTACAATATCCAAACAAAAATTAGTACACCTTGCAACACACTCTGAAGTGAATAGCGAAGTGCCGTCTCATAGTAAAATCTATTTTTATTCTTCTGAGAATAACTTACCAGAAGATACTTATCTCACTTTAGAAGAACTTTATAAATTATCTTTAAATGCTCATTTAGTCACCTTAAGTTCTTGTGAAACAGGGATTGGAAAAGAGTTAAAAGGGCGAGGAGTTATGAGTTTTTCAAATGCTTTGACTTTTGCAGGTGCAAAAAGTACTGTTATGTCTTTGTGGAAAGTGCCAGATGAGAATTCGAGTAGAATAATGATGTCATTTTACGAAAGCCTATATCAGGGTTTAGATAAGGACAAAGCTTTAAAAGCAGCAAAATTAAATTATTTAAATACCACAGAAGATAATGATTTAGCACATCCCTACTATTGGGCTGGTTTTGTACTGTCAGGAGATACAGAACCCATTATAAATAATTCATTAAATTACCTATGGTATGTAACCTTCGCGGTTTTATTTGCTATAATTTTAATGATATTATTGAAGCGCTTTAAAAAGCTTTGA
- a CDS encoding DUF3109 family protein — MFQLGKTIVSEDIIEKDFVCNLAACKGSCCIDGDAGAPLEKDEVKILEDIYPKVKPFLRKEGIEAIESQGTSVVTAFGDLETPLINGADCAYVIFNEKKTALCAIEEAYNQGEISWKKPVSCHLYPIRVKDYSEFSGVNYDKWEICDDACSLGKELQVPVYKFVKEALIRKFGEDWYDELEKVADEKFSR; from the coding sequence ATGTTTCAACTCGGAAAAACCATAGTATCAGAGGATATTATAGAAAAAGATTTTGTCTGTAATCTTGCTGCATGTAAAGGATCTTGTTGTATTGATGGTGATGCTGGTGCACCATTAGAAAAAGATGAGGTTAAAATTCTTGAAGATATTTATCCAAAAGTAAAACCGTTTTTACGAAAAGAAGGCATTGAAGCTATTGAATCACAAGGAACTTCAGTAGTTACAGCCTTTGGTGACTTAGAGACTCCCTTAATCAATGGAGCAGATTGTGCTTATGTTATTTTCAATGAGAAAAAAACAGCCCTTTGTGCTATAGAAGAAGCGTATAATCAAGGAGAAATTTCTTGGAAGAAACCAGTGTCTTGTCATTTATATCCTATAAGAGTAAAAGATTATTCTGAATTCTCGGGAGTGAATTATGATAAATGGGAAATCTGTGATGATGCATGTTCGCTAGGAAAAGAATTACAAGTCCCAGTTTATAAATTCGTAAAAGAAGCTCTCATTAGAAAGTTTGGTGAGGATTGGTATGATGAGTTAGAGAAGGTTGCCGATGAAAAGTTTAGTCGTTAG
- a CDS encoding MarC family protein yields MQLDFKQIFTAFMVLFAVIDIIGNIPIIIDLRKKVGHIQSEKAALIAGIIMIVFLFLGKSLLSLIGIDVNSFAVAGAFILFFIALEMILGITLYKQEDSNPLTASVFPLAFPLIAGPGSLTTLLSLRAEFAIENIIVAVICNVIFIYIVLKTSARIERVLGPNGINIIRKVFGVILLAIAVKLFAHNIKELLA; encoded by the coding sequence ATGCAACTAGATTTTAAACAAATATTTACAGCCTTTATGGTTCTTTTTGCAGTAATTGATATTATAGGAAATATTCCTATAATCATAGATTTACGTAAAAAAGTTGGACATATACAAAGTGAAAAAGCAGCACTAATTGCTGGTATTATTATGATTGTATTTCTCTTTTTAGGAAAAAGTCTATTAAGTCTAATTGGAATCGACGTTAACTCGTTCGCAGTAGCTGGCGCATTTATCTTATTCTTTATTGCTTTAGAGATGATTCTTGGCATTACACTTTATAAACAAGAGGATAGTAATCCATTAACCGCATCTGTTTTTCCATTAGCTTTTCCGCTTATTGCAGGACCTGGAAGCTTAACCACATTACTTTCTTTAAGAGCTGAATTTGCTATTGAAAATATCATTGTAGCCGTAATATGCAATGTTATTTTTATCTATATAGTGTTAAAAACCTCAGCCAGAATTGAGCGAGTGCTTGGTCCTAACGGAATTAACATTATAAGAAAAGTTTTTGGTGTAATTTTGTTAGCTATAGCCGTAAAATTATTTGCGCATAATATTAAAGAACTATTGGCTTAA